In Deinococcus puniceus, one genomic interval encodes:
- the trpE gene encoding anthranilate synthase component I — MTAPSVPAPRTALTVAVRELNADLDTPVTAYLKVAQGERVSFLLESVEAGEKLGRYSFIGVGESGRFEYHAGQVKSTGAFGDYEGAEADPLARLYHSVTRPVTIPAGLPALIGGAVGYASYDIVRAYERLPDTNPDELQVPDVLFIAPRGMVIYDHLRHRLLAVATAEAQEEAEAQADALSVKLRGPLPAEIPGTEATQAPQFSSNFTPQGYMDAVEQALEYIRAGDIFQVVPSQRFSADLTVHPFALYRALRRVNPSPYLGYLALGDVTLVASSPESLLRSDGQTIITRPIAGTRVRGQTDEQDAALAAELLADEKERAEHLMLVDLGRNDIGRVSTYGSVRVQNAFSIEKYSHVMHIVSTVTGQLREGQTPLNALASVLPMGTVSGAPKIRAMQIIDELEPTRRGPYGGSFGYIAFDGSLDMALTLRTMVIAGGKVHIQAGAGIVADSDPASEEQETRSKAAALMRAVEMAAGGL; from the coding sequence ATGACTGCACCTTCCGTCCCTGCCCCACGCACCGCCCTGACTGTGGCCGTGCGCGAACTGAATGCCGATCTGGACACCCCCGTGACCGCCTACTTGAAGGTAGCGCAGGGCGAGCGCGTCAGCTTTTTGCTGGAGAGTGTGGAGGCGGGCGAGAAACTGGGCCGCTATTCATTTATTGGCGTGGGCGAAAGCGGGCGCTTTGAGTACCATGCCGGACAGGTGAAGAGTACGGGCGCATTTGGTGACTACGAGGGCGCGGAGGCTGATCCGCTGGCCCGCCTGTACCATTCGGTGACGCGACCCGTGACCATTCCCGCCGGACTCCCTGCCCTGATCGGCGGCGCGGTGGGCTATGCTTCTTACGACATCGTCCGGGCCTACGAACGCCTGCCCGACACCAACCCCGACGAATTGCAAGTGCCCGACGTCCTGTTTATAGCGCCGCGTGGCATGGTGATTTATGACCACTTGCGGCACCGTTTGTTGGCAGTGGCAACAGCTGAGGCGCAGGAAGAGGCCGAAGCGCAGGCCGACGCCCTCTCGGTGAAGCTGCGTGGGCCGCTGCCCGCCGAGATTCCCGGTACGGAAGCCACCCAAGCCCCCCAGTTTTCCAGCAACTTCACGCCGCAGGGGTACATGGACGCCGTAGAGCAGGCGTTGGAATACATCCGCGCCGGAGACATCTTTCAGGTGGTGCCCTCGCAACGGTTTAGCGCTGACCTGACCGTGCATCCCTTCGCACTGTACCGGGCGCTGCGCCGCGTGAATCCCAGCCCCTACTTAGGCTATTTGGCGCTTGGAGACGTGACCCTTGTGGCCAGCAGCCCCGAAAGCCTGCTCAGAAGCGACGGCCAAACCATCATCACGCGGCCCATCGCGGGTACGCGGGTACGCGGCCAAACCGACGAGCAGGACGCCGCCCTCGCCGCCGAGTTGCTGGCCGACGAAAAGGAACGCGCCGAACACCTGATGCTGGTGGACTTGGGCCGCAACGACATTGGCCGCGTCAGCACTTACGGCAGCGTGCGCGTGCAGAACGCCTTTTCTATCGAGAAGTACAGCCATGTGATGCACATCGTATCTACCGTAACGGGGCAGCTCCGCGAAGGCCAAACCCCGCTGAACGCGCTTGCCAGCGTGCTGCCGATGGGCACCGTGTCGGGCGCACCCAAAATCCGGGCCATGCAAATTATCGACGAACTCGAACCCACCCGGCGCGGGCCGTATGGCGGTTCTTTCGGCTACATCGCCTTCGACGGCAGTTTGGATATGGCCCTGACCCTCAGAACGATGGTCATTGCGGGCGGCAAAGTGCATATTCAGGCCGGAGCCGGAATCGTGGCCGACAGCGATCCCGCCAGCGAAGAGCAGGAAACGCGCAGCAAAGCGGCGGCACTGATGCGGGCGGTGGAAATGGCAGCAGGTGGGCTGTGA
- the hisB gene encoding imidazoleglycerol-phosphate dehydratase HisB yields the protein MSHPATPTPSSSASGRRGSINRRTSETDITVNLDLDSVSYPPPATGHGFFDHMLDALARHSRIGLTVQATGDLHIEPHHLIEDTGITLGQALAQALGDRKGIERYGSAFVPMDETLAHVVLDLSGRAHLAFEPETLDVWGTAGGMSHYHLREFLRGFCNHAGANLHVRVLAGREAHHVIEAIMKAFARALRDAVQVTSDGVASTKGSL from the coding sequence ATGAGCCACCCGGCCACCCCCACTCCTTCCTCCAGCGCTTCTGGCCGCAGGGGCAGCATCAACCGCCGCACCAGCGAAACCGACATCACGGTCAACCTTGATCTGGACAGTGTTTCTTATCCGCCGCCCGCCACCGGGCACGGGTTTTTTGACCATATGCTGGACGCTCTGGCGCGGCATTCCCGCATCGGGCTGACTGTTCAGGCCACCGGAGACCTGCACATTGAGCCTCACCACCTGATCGAGGACACCGGGATTACCTTGGGGCAGGCGTTGGCGCAGGCCCTTGGAGACCGCAAAGGCATCGAGCGCTACGGCAGCGCCTTCGTGCCGATGGACGAAACACTGGCTCATGTGGTGCTGGACTTGTCGGGCCGCGCCCACCTCGCCTTCGAACCCGAAACGCTGGACGTGTGGGGCACGGCGGGCGGTATGAGCCACTACCATCTGCGGGAGTTTTTGCGGGGGTTTTGCAACCACGCCGGGGCCAACCTGCATGTGCGCGTGCTGGCAGGCCGTGAGGCGCACCACGTGATAGAGGCGATTATGAAAGCCTTTGCCCGTGCCTTGCGCGACGCTGTACAGGTCACGTCGGACGGAGTGGCGAGTACGAAAGGAAGCCTATGA
- a CDS encoding TetR/AcrR family transcriptional regulator, producing MKISDVMTEERSKRTRARSPQAKAAMRTRLLDATLASLHHAEGWSVNAAAREAGLSKGTVYLYFDNAAALYIALLKEVIENRDNTQEAALVLRHAHVLADASEDERQEAARLVQILESRLTGQPAPDDGNWPACAALIGSTIFKESGLRELS from the coding sequence ATGAAAATATCCGATGTCATGACAGAAGAACGCTCCAAACGTACCCGCGCCCGTTCTCCACAGGCCAAAGCCGCCATGCGAACTCGCCTTCTCGACGCGACACTTGCCTCGCTGCATCACGCTGAGGGCTGGAGTGTCAACGCCGCCGCCCGTGAAGCAGGCCTGAGCAAAGGCACGGTGTACTTGTATTTCGACAACGCCGCCGCGCTGTATATTGCCCTGCTGAAAGAAGTGATCGAAAACCGAGACAATACTCAAGAAGCCGCGCTGGTGCTGCGTCATGCCCACGTGCTGGCCGATGCCAGTGAGGACGAGCGCCAAGAGGCGGCCCGCCTCGTGCAGATTCTGGAGTCGCGCCTGACTGGGCAGCCTGCCCCTGACGACGGCAACTGGCCCGCCTGCGCCGCGCTGATCGGCAGCACCATATTCAAAGAAAGCGGCCTGCGCGAACTGTCCTAA
- the hisH gene encoding imidazole glycerol phosphate synthase subunit HisH — protein sequence MSDQPEVLLLDYGAGNVRSAAKALARAGMRVRVSADPADVPGARAVVVPGQGHFRQVMEAFESSGFHAPVMAAAHAGTPILGICVGMQMLLTDSEEAPGVAGLNLIPGTVRKFEAVPERKVPQMGWNSMRSVGDSALLRGLPAPAHAYFVHSYYVPATVRVDHGALTDYGVPFWAAFSVGNLHATQFHPEKSGAVGLAILERFRRNVLEN from the coding sequence ATGAGTGACCAACCAGAAGTTTTGCTCCTCGACTACGGCGCAGGTAACGTTCGCAGCGCTGCCAAAGCTCTGGCACGGGCTGGAATGCGCGTGCGGGTCAGCGCCGATCCCGCCGACGTGCCGGGAGCGCGGGCGGTGGTGGTGCCCGGACAAGGCCACTTCCGGCAAGTGATGGAGGCCTTCGAGAGCAGCGGATTCCACGCCCCCGTGATGGCCGCCGCGCACGCGGGCACACCCATTTTGGGCATCTGCGTGGGCATGCAAATGCTGCTCACTGATTCCGAGGAAGCGCCGGGCGTGGCGGGCCTGAACCTGATTCCCGGCACAGTTCGCAAATTTGAGGCCGTGCCCGAGCGCAAAGTGCCGCAGATGGGCTGGAACTCGATGCGGAGCGTGGGCGACAGCGCCCTGCTGCGCGGGTTACCTGCTCCGGCTCACGCCTACTTTGTGCATAGCTATTACGTGCCCGCCACCGTGCGGGTCGATCACGGCGCACTGACCGACTACGGCGTGCCGTTTTGGGCGGCGTTCAGCGTGGGCAATCTGCACGCCACGCAATTCCACCCCGAAAAAAGCGGGGCGGTAGGACTGGCGATTCTGGAACGCTTCCGGCGCAATGTGCTGGAAAACTGA
- a CDS encoding S8 family peptidase, translated as MARLTPIVSAGTLALTLLLASCGSQPTETALAAPDAAQAAGPDRAARIEAPLLGTANPDAIPGQYIVVMSEGSVSGLSAQGLSAQNAGSLIRALSLDPQGVTVQQVYTQAIEGFAGKLSAQNLQTLRADPRVKYIEQDGVMRANATQTGATWGLDRIDQRDLPLNGSYSYTPTGSGVTAYIIDTGINIGHTNFGGRAVWGTNTTGDGNNSDCQGHGTHVAGTVGSATWGVAKAVKLVAVKVLDCAGSGSNSGVIAGINWAVSNKTGPAVANMSLGGGASQAVDDAVNSASSRNLVMVVAAGNENQNACNVSPARAASAITVGSTTRTDARSSFSNFGSCVDIFAPGSDITSTWIGSTTATNTISGTSMASPHVAGAVALLLQGTPSGSSSAITSSLISASTPNKVTGAGTGSPNRLLFTGTGGTTPPPTGTTTTYTGSVSNRTSSYKPGTGGFSYAGGTLKGNLSAASGTDFDLFLQKYNGSAWADVASSEGSSSTEAISYAAGSGTYRWEVYAYSGSGNYTLVETK; from the coding sequence ATGGCACGTCTGACCCCTATTGTTTCGGCTGGTACCTTGGCACTCACCCTTTTGCTCGCCTCCTGCGGTTCCCAGCCCACCGAAACTGCACTCGCCGCGCCTGATGCAGCGCAGGCCGCTGGCCCTGACCGTGCGGCCCGTATCGAAGCGCCCCTGCTCGGCACGGCCAACCCAGACGCCATTCCCGGCCAGTACATCGTGGTGATGAGTGAGGGCAGCGTCAGCGGCCTAAGTGCCCAAGGCCTGAGCGCCCAGAATGCCGGAAGCCTGATTCGTGCCTTGTCACTCGATCCGCAGGGCGTGACGGTACAGCAGGTGTACACGCAGGCCATCGAGGGCTTTGCGGGCAAGCTGAGCGCCCAGAACCTCCAGACGTTGCGGGCTGATCCCCGCGTGAAATACATCGAGCAGGACGGCGTGATGCGGGCCAACGCCACCCAGACGGGCGCGACGTGGGGCCTTGACCGCATCGATCAGCGTGACCTGCCCCTGAACGGCAGCTACAGCTACACGCCCACCGGCAGCGGCGTCACGGCCTACATCATCGATACGGGCATCAATATCGGGCATACCAATTTTGGCGGGCGGGCAGTGTGGGGCACCAATACCACCGGCGACGGCAACAACTCGGATTGTCAGGGACACGGCACACACGTGGCCGGAACGGTAGGCAGCGCAACTTGGGGCGTGGCTAAGGCCGTGAAACTCGTGGCCGTGAAAGTGCTGGACTGCGCTGGCAGCGGCAGCAATTCGGGCGTCATCGCGGGCATCAACTGGGCTGTAAGTAACAAGACCGGGCCAGCCGTTGCCAACATGAGCCTCGGCGGGGGCGCGAGCCAAGCCGTAGACGACGCCGTGAACTCGGCTTCCTCGCGCAACCTCGTGATGGTGGTGGCCGCCGGAAACGAGAACCAGAACGCCTGCAACGTCAGCCCTGCACGTGCCGCCAGCGCCATCACGGTAGGTTCCACCACCCGCACCGACGCCCGCAGTTCTTTCAGCAACTTCGGCTCCTGCGTCGATATTTTTGCGCCCGGCAGCGACATCACCAGCACGTGGATCGGCAGCACCACCGCCACCAATACCATCAGCGGCACCAGCATGGCCAGCCCGCATGTGGCTGGAGCGGTAGCCCTGCTGCTGCAAGGCACGCCCAGTGGCAGCAGCAGCGCCATCACGTCTAGCCTGATCAGCGCCAGCACCCCCAACAAGGTCACGGGTGCGGGCACGGGCAGCCCCAACCGCCTGCTGTTTACGGGAACGGGCGGCACCACGCCTCCGCCCACCGGCACGACCACCACCTACACAGGCAGCGTCAGCAACCGCACCAGCAGCTACAAACCAGGCACGGGCGGCTTCAGCTACGCGGGCGGCACCCTCAAGGGCAACCTGAGCGCGGCCAGCGGCACCGATTTCGACCTGTTCCTGCAAAAATACAACGGCAGTGCGTGGGCCGATGTGGCCAGCAGCGAGGGCAGCAGCAGCACCGAAGCCATCAGCTACGCGGCGGGCAGCGGCACCTACCGCTGGGAAGTGTACGCCTACAGCGGCAGCGGCAATTACACGCTGGTAGAAACCAAGTAA
- a CDS encoding 1,4-alpha-glucan branching enzyme encodes MSQILPLDHAHLQKLVTSDLVRPDQMLGAHQVTENGVAGVRFGVWAPNAQHVSVVGDFNGWNGFDNAMQRLDFGFWSAFVPAALHGQRYKYRVTGASGLTEDKMDPYGTFFEVRPSTSSIVWDQPFDWTDGAWMENRTQNFDRPVSVYEVHAPSWAKRDDGWFLNYRDFAHRLGEYASYMGYTHVELLGVMEHPFDGSWGYQVTGYYAPTSRMGSPEDFKYLVDHLHGLNIGVILDWVPGHFPTDVAGLANFDGGPLFEYADPRKGYHNDWNTLIFDYGRNEVVMFLVGSALKWLQDFHVDGLRVDAVASMLYLDFSRTEWIPNIHGGRENLEAIAFLKRLNEVTHHLAPGCMIIAEESTSFPGVTTPSPHGLGFDYKWAMGWMNDTLRYFEEDPLWRKYHHHALTFFNAYRTSENYVLAISHDEVVHLKKSLVAKMPGDWYMQRANYRAFLAMMWTTPGKKLLFMGQEFAQPTEWNHDAGLPWYLADVPDHRGIMNLVRRLNELYVGRTDWHAGDTLDEGLQWISADDVENSVYAYVRRDPGSGAWSLVVANMTPVYRDLYPVGVPEAGEYRVLLSTDDGEYGGFGTQQPDLSAKAEAWNGQSHHLRLSLPPTSVLVLEPVEAAAVTTTALKSRGAVQKAVDIEAMLPKSLQVTSIEPV; translated from the coding sequence ATGAGCCAAATCCTGCCCCTCGATCATGCCCATCTTCAAAAGCTGGTGACCTCCGATCTGGTGCGCCCCGATCAGATGTTGGGGGCACACCAAGTCACCGAAAACGGCGTGGCGGGCGTGCGCTTCGGCGTGTGGGCACCGAACGCCCAGCATGTGAGTGTGGTGGGCGATTTCAACGGCTGGAACGGCTTCGACAACGCCATGCAGCGCCTTGATTTCGGCTTCTGGAGCGCGTTCGTGCCCGCCGCCCTGCACGGCCAACGCTACAAGTACCGCGTGACCGGGGCCAGCGGCCTCACCGAAGACAAGATGGATCCTTACGGCACCTTTTTTGAAGTACGCCCCAGCACCAGCTCGATTGTTTGGGATCAGCCTTTCGACTGGACAGACGGCGCGTGGATGGAGAACCGCACCCAGAATTTTGACCGCCCGGTGAGTGTGTACGAGGTTCACGCGCCCTCGTGGGCCAAGCGCGACGACGGCTGGTTCCTGAATTACCGCGATTTTGCCCACCGCCTCGGTGAATACGCCAGCTATATGGGTTATACGCACGTGGAACTCTTGGGCGTCATGGAGCATCCGTTCGACGGCTCGTGGGGCTATCAGGTCACGGGGTATTACGCGCCCACCAGCCGCATGGGCAGCCCCGAAGACTTCAAATACCTCGTGGATCACCTGCACGGGCTGAATATCGGCGTGATTCTGGACTGGGTGCCAGGCCATTTTCCCACCGATGTGGCGGGCCTCGCCAATTTCGACGGCGGGCCATTGTTCGAGTACGCCGATCCGCGCAAGGGCTACCACAACGACTGGAACACCCTGATCTTCGATTATGGACGCAACGAAGTCGTGATGTTCCTGGTGGGCAGCGCCCTGAAATGGCTGCAAGACTTCCATGTGGACGGCCTGCGGGTAGACGCGGTGGCTTCTATGCTGTATCTGGACTTTTCGCGCACCGAATGGATTCCTAACATTCACGGAGGCCGCGAAAACCTAGAAGCGATTGCCTTCCTCAAGCGCTTGAACGAAGTGACGCACCACTTGGCCCCCGGTTGCATGATCATTGCCGAAGAAAGCACCAGCTTTCCGGGCGTCACCACGCCTTCTCCGCACGGATTGGGCTTCGATTACAAGTGGGCGATGGGCTGGATGAACGACACGCTGCGTTACTTTGAAGAAGACCCGTTGTGGCGCAAGTACCACCACCACGCCCTGACTTTCTTCAATGCTTACCGCACCAGTGAAAACTATGTGCTGGCCATCAGCCACGACGAAGTGGTGCATCTGAAGAAGTCGCTGGTGGCGAAAATGCCCGGCGACTGGTACATGCAGCGGGCCAATTACCGCGCCTTTTTGGCGATGATGTGGACGACTCCGGGCAAGAAACTGCTGTTTATGGGACAGGAATTTGCTCAGCCCACCGAATGGAACCATGATGCAGGCCTGCCCTGGTATCTGGCCGATGTACCCGATCACCGGGGCATCATGAATCTGGTGCGCCGCCTGAACGAACTGTACGTGGGCCGCACCGACTGGCACGCGGGCGATACGCTGGACGAAGGGTTGCAGTGGATCAGCGCCGATGACGTGGAAAACAGCGTATACGCCTATGTTCGCCGCGATCCGGGCAGCGGGGCGTGGTCTCTGGTGGTGGCGAACATGACGCCCGTGTACCGCGACCTGTACCCGGTGGGCGTGCCCGAAGCCGGGGAATACCGCGTGCTGCTGAGTACCGATGACGGCGAATACGGCGGCTTCGGCACGCAGCAACCCGACCTGAGCGCTAAAGCCGAAGCGTGGAACGGCCAGAGCCACCATCTGCGCCTGAGCCTGCCGCCTACGAGCGTGCTGGTGCTCGAACCCGTGGAAGCTGCCGCCGTGACGACCACTGCCCTGAAAAGCAGGGGCGCGGTGCAAAAAGCCGTAGATATCGAAGCCATGCTGCCCAAATCCTTGCAGGTCACCTCCATTGAACCCGTCTGA